In a genomic window of Sutcliffiella sp. FSL R7-0096:
- a CDS encoding aspartyl-phosphate phosphatase Spo0E family protein has protein sequence MKLVELAVEKKRDQMVKTAIKTGLTSVETVRLSQELDEMLNIFIPPTPEEQKINQAKARKKE, from the coding sequence ATGAAACTCGTAGAACTTGCCGTAGAAAAGAAGCGTGATCAAATGGTAAAGACAGCAATTAAAACCGGATTAACCTCTGTTGAAACGGTAAGGCTAAGTCAAGAACTCGATGAGATGTTGAATATCTTTATTCCTCCAACTCCAGAAGAACAAAAAATAAACCAGGCAAAAGCCAGGAAAAAAGAATAG
- a CDS encoding alpha/beta hydrolase, translating to MGYVHTRDNVKIFYRLIGRGPKTILFIHPPGMGHITFKQQLPLSNHFRLLYIDLRGNGKSENGEYPIRFSLLARDISDVCEQLKISKVIICGYSNGASIALETSLNYPNLVEGLLLIGAFPKVDSMLLYSEFLLGILVAQCNGMGIISKTIASAHSYSKKFAEEMATYFKKTDANTLYQYYKEGLTYDCSAKLRDITAPLLLIYGEMDYYVHHYQKEFIASLPDTKVVYVSGAKHQIPTKFPNELNAITREFIRTLK from the coding sequence ATGGGGTATGTCCATACAAGGGACAATGTGAAGATATTCTATCGTTTAATAGGGAGAGGGCCAAAGACCATTCTTTTTATTCACCCCCCTGGAATGGGGCATATCACCTTTAAGCAACAATTACCATTATCAAATCATTTTCGACTTTTATACATTGACTTGCGCGGTAATGGAAAAAGCGAAAATGGTGAATATCCCATCCGCTTTTCCTTACTGGCCAGAGATATTTCAGATGTGTGTGAACAGCTAAAAATTTCTAAAGTAATCATTTGCGGGTATTCTAATGGTGCTTCCATCGCACTTGAAACCAGTCTGAACTATCCAAATCTTGTTGAAGGCCTTTTATTGATTGGTGCCTTTCCAAAAGTTGATAGCATGCTCCTTTATAGTGAGTTCCTTCTTGGAATCCTGGTCGCACAATGTAATGGGATGGGTATTATTTCAAAGACAATTGCTTCAGCACATTCGTATTCAAAAAAATTCGCTGAGGAAATGGCAACTTATTTTAAAAAGACAGATGCAAACACCCTTTATCAATACTACAAAGAAGGTTTAACCTACGATTGTTCAGCAAAACTGCGGGATATCACCGCTCCACTACTCCTCATATATGGAGAAATGGACTACTATGTACATCATTATCAAAAAGAGTTCATTGCATCTCTCCCAGATACCAAAGTCGTTTATGTTTCGGGAGCCAAACACCAAATTCCTACAAAATTCCCAAACGAACTGAATGCAATCACCAGAGAATTCATACGAACTCTTAAGTAG
- a CDS encoding YjcZ family sporulation protein — protein sequence MSKGTDCGSGFTLFVILFILLIIIGAAYLC from the coding sequence ATGAGCAAAGGTACTGACTGTGGATCAGGTTTTACCCTCTTTGTCATCTTATTCATTCTACTTATCATAATTGGAGCCGCATACTTGTGTTAA
- a CDS encoding LysM peptidoglycan-binding domain-containing protein, producing MKKKVIAGALVTSFMFSGHAYASDYTVKSGDSLWKIATNNQVTVSNIKTWNNLKSDLIFPGQTLSLKANGSGNTQPAPTQPAPAPSQPTSSTYTIKAGDSLSVIARNHQTTLANLLKLNPSITDVNRIFIGQRINVAAGAPSAPSQPSQPAPSPSKPAQASGTYTIKSGDNLSSVASRHGVTLSALLAVNPAIKDANRISIGQVITIPGNATSAPVGDQSSWQAKADAIIETGKKYMGAKYLYGASTNRTDAFDCSSYTVRVFAENGISLPRTSAQQGNVGKEIPLSEIRKGDLVFFDTEGDGVINHVSIVMDSNTLLHAATNTGVAFASYNTYWKPRAVKAVRVL from the coding sequence ATGAAAAAGAAAGTAATTGCTGGTGCCCTTGTAACTTCCTTTATGTTTTCTGGACATGCTTATGCGTCTGATTATACAGTTAAATCAGGTGACTCCCTTTGGAAGATTGCCACCAACAATCAGGTGACAGTAAGCAATATCAAGACGTGGAACAACCTGAAAAGTGACCTTATTTTCCCCGGGCAAACATTATCATTGAAGGCGAATGGATCAGGCAACACGCAACCTGCCCCAACCCAACCTGCCCCTGCCCCAAGCCAACCGACGTCATCTACCTATACAATAAAAGCTGGAGACTCCCTGTCCGTGATTGCTAGAAATCATCAAACGACCCTAGCTAATCTGTTGAAATTAAATCCGTCCATCACAGACGTAAATAGAATTTTCATCGGGCAAAGAATTAATGTGGCTGCTGGTGCCCCATCCGCCCCAAGTCAGCCATCCCAACCAGCACCAAGCCCTAGCAAACCAGCGCAAGCTTCAGGGACCTACACCATTAAAAGCGGGGACAACCTCTCTTCTGTTGCAAGCAGACACGGTGTAACTTTGAGCGCATTATTAGCTGTTAATCCTGCTATCAAGGATGCCAATCGTATTTCAATTGGACAAGTAATAACAATTCCGGGGAATGCAACAAGCGCACCTGTGGGTGATCAGTCTTCCTGGCAAGCAAAGGCGGATGCCATCATCGAAACAGGTAAAAAGTACATGGGTGCCAAGTATCTGTATGGAGCATCCACAAACAGAACAGATGCGTTTGATTGTTCTTCCTATACAGTGAGAGTATTCGCTGAAAATGGTATCAGCCTTCCAAGAACCTCAGCACAGCAAGGAAATGTAGGAAAAGAAATTCCGCTAAGCGAAATCCGCAAAGGAGATCTTGTATTTTTCGATACAGAAGGGGATGGGGTAATCAATCATGTCTCCATCGTAATGGATTCCAACACACTTCTGCATGCTGCAACAAACACGGGTGTCGCATTCGCTTCTTATAATACATATTGGAAACCGAGAGCGGTCAAGGCGGTAAGGGTTTTATAG
- a CDS encoding sigma factor, with the protein MYKKGEKNLNEESLIIKEIVAGKKEKYDQIIEHYKDHIYAIALWVTGNKEDAEGLVKEGFLEAYKKLDTYEESSLFTEWLYEHFLPLFKKIGKSNSTTPVQLPLHNPHYIKLEEAFHTLSHQAKLEFLLNRILHFSTANLSNLMEASKEEIEGRYKSSLIHIRDYTLLESYQEKRECHSLEELIAFYDDEVEGKVEEEIKDHLEFCPDCREVLEGLKKEEASLDFVLEFPKLEESFNRKVLDELVPYTPKKPKHRTWKYQLSVLGILGAIFLFSIFIIPNLKPVAGMVTTYIKHGTIYNVWVEGTYVATDKDISFEVTEVEMDSLYMYIYYDVKKEGEKESSTLTHEDIDFYSYKPIRIVDETGKEHPVQVTAPEYLRNGRKVLEKEGEYRPFFLVYMKDKEKLPDEFDIKINITNLQSKYGSWKLDIPIRYDKVVDTSVTVALNEEMNIEDKMILEFMDVTYSKHGSRFRYNIRRTDEERDKLLAELKKYDQEYRLQEFELWHQIGLNGITKEGNYLVPIYFHDMYMYDSNEPIEMHFSHYYMDNQYYEVSGKLEDPMQELYAQIMGVYYQEPAFFSLEIPLEETERTPLEGEINGYELLDYTIVATKDRLGDVSKYELIINGKSDNLSGEIGWTLMDGEGEYVQSEGWYHYDEREKKGTKKLLHVDITTRYEQAAFPEKLVIKADNIFTQLKSFEGEKFPLFKEEEKAEGGTE; encoded by the coding sequence ATGTATAAAAAGGGTGAAAAGAATTTGAATGAAGAGAGTCTTATTATCAAAGAGATAGTAGCTGGTAAAAAGGAAAAATATGACCAAATCATAGAACACTATAAAGATCATATATATGCCATAGCCCTCTGGGTCACTGGCAATAAGGAAGATGCAGAAGGTCTGGTAAAAGAGGGGTTTTTGGAGGCATATAAAAAGTTAGATACATATGAAGAATCTTCTTTGTTCACAGAGTGGCTATATGAACACTTTTTACCACTTTTCAAAAAAATAGGGAAATCAAACAGCACCACTCCTGTTCAACTACCATTGCATAATCCCCATTATATTAAATTGGAAGAAGCGTTTCACACTCTTTCACATCAAGCCAAGTTGGAATTTCTGCTCAATCGAATACTCCATTTTTCCACAGCGAATCTTTCAAATCTAATGGAAGCGAGCAAAGAAGAAATCGAAGGCAGATATAAGAGCTCATTGATACATATCCGTGACTACACATTATTAGAAAGCTATCAAGAAAAAAGGGAATGCCATAGTCTCGAAGAATTGATTGCTTTCTATGACGATGAAGTCGAGGGGAAGGTGGAGGAGGAAATAAAAGACCATCTGGAATTTTGTCCAGATTGCCGGGAAGTGTTAGAAGGACTGAAAAAAGAAGAAGCCTCCCTGGATTTCGTCCTGGAGTTCCCTAAGTTAGAAGAATCTTTTAACAGGAAAGTACTCGATGAGCTTGTCCCTTATACCCCTAAAAAACCAAAGCATCGAACTTGGAAATATCAGCTGAGTGTCCTGGGCATCCTTGGTGCGATCTTTCTATTCAGTATATTTATCATACCCAACCTGAAGCCAGTGGCGGGGATGGTCACGACCTACATCAAGCATGGAACTATATATAATGTTTGGGTGGAAGGGACCTATGTGGCAACAGATAAAGATATTTCTTTTGAAGTAACGGAAGTGGAGATGGACTCCTTATATATGTACATCTATTATGATGTCAAAAAAGAAGGAGAAAAAGAATCAAGTACTCTAACCCATGAAGATATTGATTTTTATTCCTATAAACCCATAAGAATAGTGGATGAAACAGGTAAGGAGCACCCGGTACAAGTGACTGCACCGGAGTACCTTCGTAACGGTCGAAAGGTGTTAGAGAAAGAAGGGGAGTACCGGCCTTTCTTTTTAGTATATATGAAGGATAAGGAAAAACTGCCAGATGAGTTTGACATAAAAATAAACATAACTAATCTGCAATCTAAGTATGGAAGTTGGAAATTGGATATCCCAATCAGGTATGACAAGGTAGTGGATACTTCCGTGACTGTTGCCTTGAATGAAGAAATGAACATTGAAGATAAAATGATTTTGGAGTTTATGGATGTTACCTACAGTAAACACGGAAGCAGGTTTAGGTATAACATTAGACGTACGGATGAAGAACGGGATAAATTACTTGCAGAGCTTAAAAAGTATGATCAAGAATACAGATTGCAGGAATTTGAATTATGGCATCAGATCGGGTTGAATGGAATAACAAAAGAAGGAAACTATTTAGTTCCGATATATTTTCATGACATGTATATGTATGATTCAAATGAACCGATCGAAATGCACTTTTCCCATTATTATATGGATAACCAATATTATGAAGTGTCTGGAAAGCTTGAAGATCCCATGCAGGAGCTTTATGCACAAATAATGGGGGTTTATTACCAAGAACCTGCATTCTTTTCCTTGGAAATTCCACTTGAAGAAACAGAAAGAACACCGTTGGAAGGCGAAATCAACGGGTATGAGCTGTTAGATTACACTATTGTGGCAACAAAAGACCGGTTGGGTGATGTCAGCAAGTATGAACTAATTATCAATGGGAAAAGTGACAATCTTAGCGGAGAGATAGGGTGGACCCTCATGGATGGGGAAGGGGAATATGTCCAATCCGAGGGGTGGTACCATTACGATGAACGGGAGAAGAAAGGAACAAAGAAGCTGCTTCATGTGGACATTACCACAAGGTATGAACAAGCTGCCTTTCCTGAAAAATTGGTCATTAAAGCGGATAACATATTTACGCAGTTAAAGAGCTTCGAGGGAGAGAAGTTCCCATTATTTAAAGAAGAGGAAAAAGCAGAAGGCGGAACTGAATGA
- a CDS encoding metalloregulator ArsR/SmtB family transcription factor, whose product MNEEAIQTFRDCIPLFQVLADEARQDIILLLAEKEALTVTEIADASRLSRPAISHHLKILRDNKLVKIEQKGTQRIYSLSLDTSVAMLKNLIGIVEKECL is encoded by the coding sequence ATGAATGAAGAAGCGATTCAAACCTTCCGGGACTGCATCCCACTATTCCAAGTGCTTGCGGATGAAGCAAGACAGGATATCATTCTCCTGCTGGCAGAAAAAGAAGCATTGACTGTTACAGAGATTGCAGATGCATCACGGCTTTCACGCCCTGCTATTTCCCATCATTTGAAGATACTTCGCGACAATAAATTGGTGAAGATAGAACAAAAAGGGACACAACGCATCTATTCCTTGAGTCTTGACACCTCTGTTGCCATGCTGAAGAACTTAATTGGGATTGTGGAAAAGGAATGTTTATAG
- a CDS encoding SDR family oxidoreductase, which translates to MDLKLRGKTALVLASSQGLGKAIAASFVQEGVNVVLASRNEKKLLEVESELKDLDCGHVSYIPTDITDPSQIKQAVQHALDTYGQLDILVNNAGGPPAGSFEQITDDQWQQAFELNLLSYIRTIREALPHLKKNGGKIINIASSSIKEPIPGLLLSNTFRTGIVGLTKTLASELAKDNILINTVAPGRIATDRVAFLDEVNAEKQGITKTEMEEKVKAGIPLGRYGEPEEFAKVVTFLVSDANSYMTGSSFLVDGGMVKSI; encoded by the coding sequence ATGGATTTAAAATTAAGAGGAAAAACAGCACTTGTTCTAGCCTCAAGTCAAGGACTTGGAAAAGCTATTGCTGCATCTTTTGTACAAGAGGGAGTTAATGTTGTTCTTGCAAGCAGGAATGAAAAAAAACTACTGGAAGTGGAAAGTGAACTCAAGGATCTTGATTGCGGCCATGTTTCCTATATTCCAACAGACATAACAGATCCGAGCCAGATCAAGCAGGCCGTTCAACATGCTCTCGATACATATGGACAGCTGGATATTCTGGTGAATAACGCTGGTGGACCACCTGCTGGTTCATTTGAACAGATTACTGACGATCAGTGGCAGCAAGCATTTGAATTGAATCTATTAAGCTATATCAGAACCATCCGCGAGGCATTGCCACATCTGAAAAAAAACGGTGGAAAGATTATCAATATCGCCTCCTCCTCCATAAAGGAACCCATTCCGGGTCTTTTATTATCCAATACGTTCCGGACTGGAATAGTGGGGCTGACAAAGACACTTGCAAGCGAGCTTGCAAAGGATAATATTTTGATCAATACTGTGGCACCTGGAAGGATTGCAACAGATCGTGTTGCTTTCCTGGATGAAGTGAATGCGGAAAAGCAAGGCATCACCAAGACAGAAATGGAAGAAAAGGTAAAGGCGGGAATTCCGCTTGGACGTTATGGCGAACCGGAGGAGTTTGCGAAAGTGGTGACATTTTTAGTGTCGGATGCCAACAGTTATATGACGGGAAGCTCATTCCTTGTCGATGGAGGCATGGTCAAATCCATCTGA
- the hutP gene encoding hut operon transcriptional regulator HutP — protein MVLAIDRRIGKYAILLAMNGDQEELPVETPPHWKSCMGKVGSMDSQKVVAAIETAAKREGIIKADGYRETHALYHAIMDALSGVTRGQVQLGSVMRTVGLRFAVVRGNPYEDVEEGDWIAVALYGTIGAPVRGSEHETIGLGINHI, from the coding sequence ATGGTACTAGCAATAGATCGACGAATTGGAAAATATGCGATACTTCTTGCGATGAACGGGGACCAGGAGGAACTACCTGTTGAAACTCCGCCACATTGGAAAAGTTGCATGGGGAAAGTGGGTTCCATGGATTCACAAAAAGTGGTGGCAGCGATAGAAACAGCCGCCAAAAGGGAAGGTATCATCAAAGCAGATGGATACCGGGAAACACATGCACTATATCATGCCATCATGGACGCTCTTAGCGGTGTAACGCGTGGCCAGGTCCAGCTAGGCTCTGTCATGCGGACGGTAGGATTACGCTTTGCGGTGGTGAGGGGAAATCCATATGAAGATGTAGAGGAAGGCGACTGGATTGCAGTTGCACTTTATGGGACCATCGGGGCTCCTGTCAGGGGATCGGAGCATGAAACGATCGGCCTGGGAATCAATCACATATAA
- the hutH gene encoding histidine ammonia-lyase, whose product MITLNGESLTLEKLNRILFEGDRVEACKDAMVKVVASRAAVENIVLEGKVVYGITTGFGKFSDVLIPFEETAALQRNLIHSHACGVGEPFAEVIGRAMLVLRANALLKGFSGVRPIVIERLLEYVNEGIHPVVPQQGSLGASGDLAPLSHLVLTLLGEGEVFYKGERRDTAGVLAEKGISPIELKAKEGLALINGTQAMTAVGVVAYLEAEKMAYQAESIAAMTFEGLEGIVEALDHDVHRVRGYQEQMDVAERFRTLLDGSKLVTRQGEKRVQDAYSLRCIPQVHGASWQVLGYVKEKLEIEINAATDNPLIFDDGGKVISGGNFHGQPIAFAMDFLKLGMAELANISERRIERLVNPQLNDLPPFLSPKPGLQSGAMIMQYCAASLVSENKTLAHPASVDSIPSSANQEDHVSMGTIGARHAYQIVANVRRVLAIEWMCAMQALEFRGVFLSAPLMQKWYQEGRAIVPSITEDRIFSKDIEALAAWMKDEGSVLCRA is encoded by the coding sequence ATGATTACGTTGAACGGGGAATCGTTGACGCTTGAAAAATTGAACAGGATTCTTTTTGAAGGAGATCGGGTGGAAGCTTGCAAGGACGCGATGGTAAAAGTGGTCGCAAGTCGAGCAGCGGTAGAGAATATTGTGCTGGAGGGCAAGGTCGTTTACGGAATTACAACGGGATTCGGCAAGTTCAGTGATGTGTTGATTCCGTTTGAAGAAACAGCAGCGCTGCAACGGAATCTGATTCACTCTCATGCTTGCGGGGTAGGGGAGCCGTTTGCAGAGGTAATCGGGCGTGCGATGTTGGTACTGAGGGCAAATGCACTTCTAAAAGGCTTCTCAGGCGTCAGGCCAATTGTCATCGAAAGGCTTTTGGAATATGTGAATGAGGGAATTCACCCGGTAGTTCCGCAGCAAGGGTCACTTGGCGCAAGTGGAGACCTTGCACCACTGTCCCATTTAGTGCTGACTTTGCTTGGGGAAGGGGAGGTCTTTTATAAAGGTGAACGACGGGACACTGCCGGAGTACTAGCTGAAAAGGGAATCTCACCGATTGAGTTGAAAGCCAAAGAAGGGCTGGCATTGATCAACGGGACACAGGCGATGACGGCGGTTGGAGTGGTTGCTTATTTGGAGGCTGAGAAAATGGCGTATCAGGCGGAATCCATTGCGGCGATGACCTTTGAAGGACTCGAAGGAATTGTGGAAGCGTTGGACCATGATGTCCACCGGGTCCGGGGTTATCAGGAGCAAATGGATGTGGCAGAACGTTTCCGAACGCTTCTGGACGGAAGCAAGCTTGTGACAAGGCAAGGGGAGAAGCGTGTACAGGATGCTTACTCCTTGCGGTGCATTCCCCAGGTGCATGGCGCATCCTGGCAGGTGCTTGGTTATGTAAAGGAAAAGCTGGAGATCGAAATCAATGCGGCAACGGATAATCCACTAATCTTTGATGACGGTGGGAAGGTAATTTCAGGGGGAAATTTCCACGGTCAGCCGATTGCGTTTGCCATGGATTTTCTAAAGCTTGGTATGGCAGAGCTTGCTAATATTTCGGAGCGCAGGATTGAAAGGTTGGTAAATCCGCAATTGAATGACCTGCCACCTTTCCTGAGTCCGAAACCAGGGCTTCAATCAGGAGCAATGATTATGCAATATTGCGCTGCCTCGCTTGTGTCGGAGAATAAGACGTTGGCTCATCCCGCAAGTGTGGACTCGATACCTTCTTCTGCTAACCAAGAGGATCATGTCAGCATGGGGACCATCGGGGCGAGGCATGCCTATCAGATAGTCGCCAATGTGAGGAGAGTCCTTGCCATCGAGTGGATGTGTGCCATGCAAGCCCTGGAATTTAGAGGTGTCTTCCTCTCCGCCCCACTCATGCAAAAATGGTACCAAGAAGGGCGTGCCATCGTCCCAAGCATCACCGAAGACCGCATCTTCTCCAAAGACATCGAAGCACTGGCGGCGTGGATGAAGGATGAGGGAAGCGTACTGTGTAGAGCGTGA
- the hutU gene encoding urocanate hydratase has product MKKETVKVIRAPRGTELNTKGWVQEAALRMLMNNLDPEVAEIPEELVVYGGIGKAARNWESFDAIVESLKNLEEDETLLVQSGKPVAVFRSHADAPRVLLANSNLVPKWANWDHFHELDQKGLMMYGQMTAGSWIYIGTQGILQGTYETFAEAAKQSFNNTLKGTITVTAGLGGMGGAQPLAVTMNGGVCIAIEVDEHRIDRRIETRYCDVKVKTVDEAIQKAEEYKKLGKPLSIGLLGNAAEILPQLVERGFTPELLTDQTSAHDPLNGYIPIGMTLEEAARLRKAEPAQYVQLAKESMAEHVKSMLDLQQKGAITFDYGNNIRQVAFDEGVKNAFDFPGFVPAFIRPQFCEGKGPFRWVALSGDPEDIYKTDEVILKEFSYNEHLCNWIKMAREKVAFQGLPSRICWLGYGERARFGKIINEMVANGELSAPIVIGRDHLDCGSVASPNRETEAMLDGSDAVADWPILNALINGVNGASWVSVHHGGGVGMGYSLHAGMVIVADGTEAAGKRLERVLTSDPGMGVIRHADAGYGLAKKVAKEKGVHIPLLKESE; this is encoded by the coding sequence ATGAAAAAGGAAACGGTGAAGGTTATTCGTGCGCCAAGAGGTACCGAGTTAAATACGAAGGGATGGGTGCAGGAGGCTGCACTGCGTATGTTGATGAACAATCTTGATCCAGAAGTGGCGGAGATCCCGGAAGAACTTGTGGTGTATGGAGGGATCGGGAAAGCGGCGCGTAACTGGGAGAGCTTTGATGCCATTGTGGAATCCCTTAAAAACTTGGAGGAGGACGAAACACTTTTAGTCCAATCAGGGAAGCCAGTAGCTGTCTTCCGCAGCCATGCGGATGCACCGCGAGTACTCTTGGCCAATTCAAACCTTGTGCCAAAATGGGCAAATTGGGACCATTTCCATGAGCTCGATCAAAAGGGGCTTATGATGTATGGCCAAATGACAGCGGGTTCTTGGATTTATATCGGTACACAAGGAATTTTGCAAGGGACCTATGAAACGTTTGCGGAAGCTGCCAAGCAATCTTTTAATAATACGTTAAAAGGCACTATTACTGTAACAGCCGGACTTGGGGGCATGGGTGGGGCACAGCCGCTTGCCGTCACGATGAATGGTGGGGTGTGTATCGCCATCGAAGTGGATGAGCATCGAATCGACCGCCGCATAGAAACAAGATATTGCGATGTGAAAGTCAAAACAGTGGATGAAGCAATTCAGAAAGCCGAGGAATATAAGAAACTAGGAAAACCTTTATCTATCGGACTTCTTGGAAATGCAGCGGAAATCCTACCGCAGTTAGTAGAAAGAGGCTTCACACCAGAACTACTAACAGACCAAACCTCTGCCCATGATCCGTTAAACGGATATATTCCTATTGGTATGACACTCGAGGAAGCAGCAAGGTTAAGAAAGGCAGAACCGGCCCAATATGTGCAACTTGCAAAAGAAAGTATGGCTGAGCATGTGAAATCGATGCTTGATCTGCAACAAAAGGGTGCCATCACGTTTGACTATGGAAATAATATTCGCCAGGTCGCGTTCGATGAAGGTGTAAAGAACGCGTTTGACTTCCCGGGATTCGTGCCGGCATTTATACGTCCACAGTTCTGTGAAGGAAAAGGGCCGTTCCGTTGGGTAGCGCTATCCGGAGATCCGGAAGATATCTATAAAACAGATGAGGTCATTTTAAAAGAATTCTCCTACAATGAGCATTTATGCAATTGGATCAAGATGGCTCGTGAAAAAGTGGCATTTCAAGGTCTTCCGTCTAGAATCTGCTGGCTTGGATATGGGGAACGTGCTCGATTCGGAAAAATAATTAATGAGATGGTTGCAAACGGTGAACTTTCCGCCCCGATCGTCATTGGCCGAGACCATCTGGATTGTGGATCTGTGGCATCCCCGAACCGGGAAACAGAAGCGATGCTTGACGGCAGTGACGCAGTGGCAGATTGGCCGATATTGAATGCTCTCATCAATGGTGTCAATGGTGCAAGCTGGGTTTCCGTTCACCATGGTGGGGGAGTCGGAATGGGGTATTCCCTCCACGCAGGAATGGTGATTGTGGCCGATGGTACGGAAGCTGCAGGAAAAAGACTTGAACGTGTACTGACATCCGACCCTGGGATGGGTGTGATAAGGCATGCTGACGCAGGCTATGGCCTCGCTAAAAAAGTGGCAAAAGAAAAAGGCGTGCACATCCCTTTACTGAAGGAGAGTGAGTAA
- the hutI gene encoding imidazolonepropionase — protein sequence MQLDTLLINCGQLLTMDHEVDFVKGEQMNVLPHIENGAIGWKDGMIQFIGTTEEAREWQSDSVIDCQGKLVTPGLVDPHTHLVFGGSREHEIALKQQGVPYLEILKQGGGIHSTVKATQEASFEELVEKADFHLKRLLSYGITTVEAKSGYGLDRETELKQLKVVKELQRKHPMTIASTFLGAHAIPKTFKDDPESFLDEMANLFSIIKEEQLAEFVDIFCEEGVFTIEQSKQYLTKAKEAGFSVKIHADEIVSLGGTELAIELEAASADHLIAASDEAVEMFGSSDTVAVLLPGTTFYLNKDSFAKARGMINAGGAVALATDFNPGSSPTENIQFIMNLAMLKLKMTCEEIWNAVTVNAAKAIHKDDIAGRLQVGRRADIVIWNAPNYQYVPYHYGVNHVHSVFLNGKEVAKGGAILE from the coding sequence ATGCAACTAGATACACTACTAATCAACTGTGGGCAACTCCTAACAATGGATCATGAAGTAGATTTTGTCAAAGGTGAACAGATGAATGTTCTCCCCCACATTGAAAACGGAGCTATCGGCTGGAAAGATGGCATGATCCAGTTTATCGGGACAACCGAAGAAGCTAGAGAATGGCAAAGTGATAGTGTCATAGATTGTCAAGGGAAGCTTGTAACTCCAGGTCTTGTGGATCCACATACCCATTTGGTGTTCGGAGGATCGAGGGAGCATGAGATTGCGCTTAAACAACAGGGCGTACCTTACTTAGAGATTTTAAAACAAGGCGGGGGAATCCATTCAACGGTCAAAGCGACTCAGGAGGCAAGTTTTGAAGAATTGGTGGAAAAGGCAGATTTCCACCTAAAACGTCTACTTAGCTATGGGATCACGACAGTTGAAGCGAAAAGCGGTTATGGCCTAGACAGAGAAACAGAACTGAAGCAACTAAAAGTAGTAAAAGAGCTTCAGCGGAAACATCCTATGACGATCGCTTCAACGTTTCTAGGAGCACATGCAATTCCTAAAACATTTAAAGATGACCCGGAAAGCTTTCTTGATGAAATGGCAAATTTATTTTCTATCATAAAAGAAGAGCAGCTAGCAGAGTTTGTGGACATCTTTTGCGAAGAGGGTGTTTTCACGATCGAACAATCAAAGCAGTACTTAACAAAAGCGAAAGAGGCTGGTTTCTCCGTCAAGATCCATGCCGATGAAATTGTTTCTTTAGGCGGAACAGAACTTGCGATCGAATTGGAGGCGGCTTCAGCAGATCATTTGATTGCAGCGTCGGACGAAGCGGTGGAGATGTTCGGTTCTTCGGATACGGTGGCGGTACTATTACCTGGAACGACTTTCTATCTTAATAAAGATTCGTTTGCCAAAGCACGGGGAATGATCAATGCGGGAGGAGCGGTTGCCCTTGCGACCGATTTTAATCCTGGAAGCTCGCCGACAGAGAATATCCAATTCATCATGAACCTTGCGATGCTGAAATTAAAGATGACATGTGAGGAAATATGGAATGCCGTAACGGTCAATGCTGCAAAAGCAATCCATAAGGATGATATTGCCGGGCGCCTTCAAGTTGGCCGTCGTGCCGATATTGTGATCTGGAATGCACCAAACTATCAGTATGTCCCTTACCATTATGGTGTGAACCATGTGCATAGCGTGTTTTTAAACGGAAAGGAAGTTGCTAAAGGGGGAGCGATCCTTGAGTAG